The sequence ATTCTACTATACACAGAAAAAAATCAATACACTGACAATGAAATTATTGAAATTGTTGGTCTTGTATCCTCAGTTGATTCTCCAACTGCACTAATTGGAATTTATGATCCGTTTGGAATGCCTGCTGGATTTTATTTTGGTTCCATTGATTCGAATATGGAATTTAGTACAAGCTTTCTTGCAAAAGATGGTGTGAATTTTAGAGTGGATGGAACATACTCTGTCAAAGCACACTATGCCGATTCTGAAGTAACATCTTATTTTGATTATTATGGTGTATTGCCAGAAACTGAAGAAACTTTTCCGGATGATCAAATAGATGACACTACAACTGAAATTGATTCAACTATTGATACAACAACTGACACTACAACTGAAATTGATTCAACAATTGATATTGCAGATGATGCAACACCCGAAACTAATTCAACAGATGAAACCACTTCTGAACAACCATCTAACCCTGTAGTAAACCCTACACCAACTCAAACAAAGAGTCCTGAAAAAAATAATAAAGAAATTACAAATACTGTTTTAGAAAGCAAACCAATTAAAAAAACAAATGATAAACCAACTAAAGATACTAAAGTTCACAAAGAAAATAATCTTACAGTGGAAGATATTGAATTAGGAAAATTACTTAATGAAATTAAATTGGAATGTGATTCTAGTACTTATGATGATACAATTTCTTATTATGATGGAATGGGACCTGCACTGTATCGATTGTGTAATTTTGATAGTTCATTGGATTTTTTCAATGAATCTTTAATCAACAATCCAAATGACGTTGAAATCCTTGTCAATAAGGGCTCAACCTTAGGTAAATTGGGCTATTATTCTGAGGCTTTGATATTCTACGATCATGCAATTAGACTGGACCCAAGTTTCCTTCCTGCAAAAAACAATAAGGCAAATGCTCTTGCTAATATGGGAAATTTAGATGATGCAATTCTTTTGTATATTGAAGTTTTAAAACAAAATCCAAATTATTACACAGCTCAGAAAAATCTTCAAATTGCTTTAGCTGCAAATATAGTTTCATCTGAAACTGTTGATATCTCTACTGATGAAAATAATTATGATGAAAATTCATCATCTAAAACTATCTTAATGACCGAGTCTGAAAAGCAAACATCTCCTAATTTCTTTGATGAAGTGGGTATTGCATTTTCCACTTTGGGGTCTCTCTTTGGTTTTCTAAACTAATTCTCTTATACTCTACGCTTAATTTTTCAATAAACCTATAAAGCCCTGTCAAGACGATCGTCATAAGGTAAAACATGAGTAAGATACTTGAGAAATCATTACGGGATGCTCGTAAAGAAGATAAATTAACAATGGGCACAAAGCAAGTTTTAAGCTCTATAAAAAATTCGAAACTTATTGTGTTGTCTCAATCAATAAAAAAAGAAATGGTTGAGCAAATTGAATTAGATGCAAAAAAAGAAAAAATACCTTTGGTCAACTTTCAAGGAACATCAGTCGCATTAGGTAGACTATGTGGCTTACAATTTAGAATCTCGACAATTTCATTTACTTCAATAGACGATGCTAGCATCAAATCAATTTTAAAAGACACAGAAGTTGAGGATAAAAATGAATCATCGTAGTTTCTTTAACCTAAGTTTAAATGAGACTTTTTGGGTTCGGAGATAAAAAGGAATTCTTATGGCACAATCAATTAAACTCACAACTGATCAAATGCGATTGATGTCGCTTTTCCAAAATGTTACTGGTGCAACAGCACGTGATTGTATAGAAGATGAAAAACAAGACAGAGTAATTTTTGTAGTTAATACTGGAAAAATGGGACTAGCAATTGGTAAGGGTGGTATCCATATCAAATCATTACAAAATATTGTAAAGAGAAATGTTGAATTGGTTGAATTTGATGAAGATCCGGCCAAATTCTTGTCTAGTTTGCTTAATTCTAAACTAGTTTCTGAAGTAAAAATAAATAAACGAGCTGATGGAACGAAACAGGCAATAGTTATGGTAGATCCAAGAAAGAAAGGAATTGTAGTTGGAAGAGACGGTAGAAATGCTGAAAAGGCAAGACTACTTGCAAAACGATATTTTGATATTAGCAGTGTGTTGATTAATAGTCCTGAACGGGCAACTTTGGAGATGTAGAAGATGAGAAAATCACCACTTGGATTATTTGCTGGCAGAGTTCTTACAACTAAAAAGAAGAAACAACGATGGGCAATCTCCACTTTCAAAAGAAGAAAATTAGGTATTGATAAAAAGGCTGATCCTCTTGGAGGAGCACCACAAGGACGTGGTATTGTTTTAGAAAAAGTAGGTATTGCTGCAAAACAGCCAAACTCTGCTATTAGAAAATGTGTTAGAGTTCAATTAATTAGAAATGGTAAATCCGTAACTGCATTTTTGCCAAGAGATGGTGCAATGAACTTCATTGATGAACACGATGAGGTTACAATTGAAGGAATGGGTGCAACACAAGGTGGTGCAATGGGAGATATTCCTGGAGTTAGATTCAAAGTTTCTAAAGTTAACGGTACATCATTGCATGAATTAGTAATTGGAAAGAAGGAGAAACCAAGGAGATAGATATGGCACAAACTAAAAATTTACTATTATTTAGAAAATGGGATTTATCTGATATTGAGATTAAAGATCCTGGATTAAAGACTGCCATCTCTTTGAGGAAACAAATCTTACCTTACACTTATGGTCGCTCTGCATTAAAGCGATTCAACAAAGCAGATGTTAACATTGTTGAGAGATTAATCAACAAATCAATGCACTTTGGAAAAAAATATGCAAAGAACACTGGTAGAATGACTGGTAAAAAAACAAAACTTCTCAATACTGTAAAAGTAGCTTTTGATATTATTGCATTAAAAACCGGACAAAATCCTGTCGAAGTACTAGTTAGAGCAATAGAATATTCTGCTCCAACTGAAGATACTACAAGAATTGTTTACGGTGGTACTACATACCATGTATCAGTTGATGTTGCACCAATTAGACGAGTTGATTTGGCTTTGAAGTTTATCGCAGATGCTGTAAAAGAGGCAACTTTCTCAAATCCAAAACCAATTGAGGAACACATGGCAGAGCAACTAATGCTTGCAGCAGCAAATGATTCCAATGCTCCTTCTGTAAAGAAGAGACATGAGTTGGAACGTATCGCTCAAGCATCAAGATAGTAAGTTTATTTTAGAAATTTTAGGTAGCCCGAGGCAGATTCGAACTGCCGTCCCCGCCTATCCACTCTTGAGATCCAGAGGGCAGAATCCTTGACCACTAGACTATCGGGCTACTGAAAGAAATTTTGATGGTTTAGAATATATTCATTTGTTGTAATTATTTTAGTCTGACTTCATGAATTGCAGTTGCATAATTGCAATCAGCTTTTAACCGCATGTATGGGATTAATCTATAATGAATAGAGTATAGTTTCCCTTCTTTTCTGATAATTCCTTTTTGCATTAGAGATACTAGACCCCTTGATGGAATGTTGATTGAAATATTTTTTTCAATGCATACTTTTTCTCGTTTTTCTTGAAATTGTTTTAATGTAAATGCTACATCATTAATTTGTAAAATTAAGGGCCAAATTATTTCACTCCATACCCATCTTCTATTTTCTGTGGCTGAGGCATATTTTCCTTTTTCACTCAAACATTAATAACATCTGCAAAAGATGTTATAACTTGATTGTCTCAAAAGGAAATTGAAGAGTCCCTTGATTTATTAGAAAAAGACTGGGATGTTGATCCAGTTATTAGAAAATTTGTGTTAGGTAAAATTACAGATGTATCAGACTATGCCATTAAAGTAAAAGATGTGGTGTTTCATGTTCCTTATTTGAATTCAGAAAAAAAATACATCTTGTGGAAATGTTTCTGGCCTGATTGTCACAATTGTTGTGACAGACAAGGAAGACTGCCACTAACCTCTGATGATTTGATTACAATTGGAAAGGGTTTGAAATACAAAAGCACATCAGAGTTTATCAAAAAAGAAACTCTTACTGTTACGTATCAGGAACCGGGTCCTGCAGGGCAAATGACTACAATGACTACAATTAATCTGAAAAGAAAAAATGACGAGACTGCAGAAGAGGATGGAACTCACATCTCATGTAGGTTCTTAGATGACAAGGGAGGATGCAGCATGCATCCAGACCGTCCCGGAGTCTGTTACTTGTATCCATTTGCAAGCTGGCTTGAAAATGAGAAAGGCAAGGCACGAGTTCATGCAACGTACCAATTTACCGGTGATTGCCCTGGATTTTACTTGGCTGACAATCTAGACCAAATGAAAGACGAACTCAAAGCATACTCTACTACAATCTATGACTATAACATGGCATCAAATAGAACAAATCGAGAAGGGTTTGGTTCTGTAAGTTTTAGTTAGGCTTTTGCAACTTTCATCAGATCTGCAACTTTGATATTCATTCCAAATCTGTCTTCGTTCTTTTTCATGTAAAGAAATATTGAAATAAAATCTGGCAGTGCTTTGAGGAAACTAAAGTTCTTCTGAATCTTTGCATGCACAAAATTAAACACCTTTGCATAGACTTTGAAATGTTTCTCTACTGCTTTCTCATACGCTTTGAAATCATTCATGTTCTCTAAAAATATCTCAACGCATTGCATTGATGGAATGATTCCCTCCCCTAACAATGCATAAACTGTTCCAATTGATTCGCCAACTCCGACTACCTTACCTGAATAGTATGGCTTGCATCTATCCGGTGTTGCAAGTCTGATTGGGCGACCCTTTGTTTGTAAAACCTTTCCTCCGTGTTTCTTTAGGAAATCATCTGTTGCCTTCATGTGTTGTTTATTGTAATCACCTGCACCAATGTGTGCCCATCTCTCCCCTAGTGGGAAATACCAAAAGTATCCTGACATTCCAGGAAATGGTTCAATGTAAAAGTCATCATATGGAACCTTGTCTGGATACTCTACTTTGTATTCATATGTTGGTAAAAAGAAATCTTGTTTTAATTTTGGCAAGTATACTCTGTGAAATCCTGTACAGTCAACTATCATGTCATACTCTTTTTCTAACTCTTCGATACTTGGTGGTGGGCCGTAGATAATTTTAGAATCTTTGATGAAATCTTTGATTAGTGCTAGTTTGTTATAGGTACATAGTCCTTTGAGGCCGATATCAAATTTTACATCGTCGTTCATTTTGACATGCATCTTTTTGCCGTCATGAATTAGAAAATCATTAAAATCTCTGCCTGTTTTTTTGCAAAATTCTGCCAAAGTTGGCTTTATCGTACCCCATGCGCAAATGGAATCATGTCTTTCTTCAACCATTCTTTCATATCCGACAACTTCGTGGTCAGAGTCCTTTAGTCTGGCCATAAGATAAGAGCCTGCTACACCCATTCCCATTACTGCTATCTTCAAGATGATTTCAATGAACTAGAGGTGTAATAAATAGACTATCGGAATTTGTTTTGATTAAAACCCCAATAGTATCAAAAGATAGTGCGGGTTAAATAAGAAATTCTCATAATACAATCAGAAAAGGTGAGTCGCTCGTCTGAGTACAATCGTTTCAGACCTTAAGACAAGTCACTGTCATCAGAAAACACTAGTTTCTGATCTTAAGTGGTGAGCTGTCATCTGCATCTTTTGGATGCTGATCTTAAGCTCAATTACCTTTTCATTTCAATTAAATTTGGGAAAAATTTCTCTTTTATCATGGATACTTTTGATGCGATAAAGACTCGCCGAGCTATAAAGAAATTTGATAGCTCACACAAAATGTCCTCTGAAGATGTTAAACTAATACAAGAGTTGACAATACTTTCTCCAACTAGTTACAACCAACAAAACTGGAGATTCGTCTACGTTACTGATCAATCTGTCAAAGAGAAAATATCAAAGGCAGCTCGTGATCAGGCCCAGCCAAAAGATGGCTCTCTGGTAATTGTTCTTTGTGGAAATCTTGATGCATGGAAAGAAGATCCACTACGTTACTGGAAAAATAACACTCCAGAAAAACAAGAGATGGTAAAAAATGCACTAGCTCGAAAATATGAAGATCATCCTGAGAACCGTCGTGATGAGGCAATGCGCTCTTGCGGATTTGCAGCTCAGACCATAATGCTTGCTGCTCGACAGATGGGTCTTGACTCTTGTCCTATGGTCGGCTTTGAGTATGATGAACTAGCAGAGATAATCAAATTGCCTGAAAACCACATGATAGTCATGATGGTAGTAGTTGGCAAACGTGCAGAGGATGCTGCACCAAGAGGTGGGCAGTTGTCTGTGAATGAGGTATTCTTTGAGAACCACTTTTGAAAAGATGTAACATTGTAAAATGATCTGCATTTATTATCTATGATTCCCTAATACTTTACATGGGCATAGATGAGGCCATCAAGAAGCTAGAGGTATCTAACCAGGGATTAGAGGTAATTTTAGGGAATTTAGATGAGCAGCTAGCTGATATCCGCGCTGACCCTAGATTGGAAGGATTGGTAGATGACTTGGAGAATCTGTTTTATGCGTATTTGAAAACTTGGATGAAGAGTAATACCGAAGTTATTGATCTTTTAAAGAAAGAGAAATAGGTTTTTTCTCTAAGTTATTTTTCAGTATTTGCAGTTATCTTTTTTAATTCAGATAGAATGAGAACTAGAATTTCCTTCTCTGTTAGCTTTAGTAGTTCTATTGTTTCCTCTTCTGTAAATCTAATGTCTTCATTTATTTTTTCATATGTTTTAAGATCAGCCATATTACCATCTGATTATACCGTTGATTAAAACTTTCATAAACTGAGACTATTTGAAAACTAAAACTAGCACACCTATTGCTACCAATATGCCTACAAAAATTAACAATTTAGAGTTCCTTGAAAAACTCATCTAGTTGCAATCTTTGCAGTGGGGGTCTCTGCAAACAGGATTACTGTTCCCATCCCTTGTTGGGTATTTTGTATCTCTTCTTCTATATGTTCTAGTCAAGTTTTAGTATCTCCTTTTTTGCGTAGTGCAAGTAAAGTTTTTGCAAATGGGATTTTTTCTAGTTTGATCTTTTTTTGCAATTTTTGTTTTTCACTAAATGTGGATAGTACTTCTTCTGTCAACTTGTCAAACTGTGATGCAAAGTATAATGCGTTTGAATATACCATGATACAATTACGTGAAACTAATACAAGAGTAGTGTCATGACAATTCTAAACATTTGTTTGGTTTTTGTATAGAAATGATCAGAAAAACAAAGAGTTGTGAATTAATTGTAATGTCAAAAAATAATGGAAAAATCAAACAGATTTTCATGTTTGCTGCAGAGTCCTTTTTATTTTATTATGACTAGTATGATCAAGGCAGTAATCCATCAAAGTAACATCGAATGAAAGAGTCGATGGTGTTGATCAATGGATCAGTTCTGATTACTGCCTTTGTTTTTTCCGGTATTTTGTAAAATGTATGATTGTGAGTTATTCTTCTGCAAGTATTGCCTTTACTTCTTTTTTGTGGGTGGTGCAGTAGGGCGGGGAGTTTTTACAATCTGGACAGTTTAGATACTTTCTGAAATCTAGCATGATGAAAGTTTGGTTTTTACTTTAAAGATCTTTCGTAGTAATGCTTCGTTTTGTTTTATTGTTATTTTGTATATTGTATTTCATGGAAGAGAATTCATGGGAAGAGATGCGCGGTTTGTCCTGGGTCTTTTACGAGTTTGATGACTAGATTCTAAATTCCTACATTGATTTTTATCTCTTTAGCAGTATTGTTGTTTGTGGGCTAGATGGGTACTACTTACCTGTCAAGTCCACATTTACATTTTAGAAAAATATCTAAACTCCAATAGGCTTAAGTCTATAATTATTTCAAAAAATTTATGAAGTTCAGTGGTGTATCTTCAAGTAAATTTCCTCTAGTAATAATTGGAGTTGTGGTATTGTTTGCACTTTATTTAATTCCAGCATATGCTGCAGCACCTCAAGTATGTCTTGAGGAGTTTCCAGCCGATTCCAGTTTATCTAAAACAAAAAAGGAACTCTACATCAAAGAGATCAAGGCAGGAATTACTGAATGGCAAAACATGCTAAAGGAACAGTCCACATTCCCAAGGGCAGAAAATTGGAAATGGGATATTGATGTGGTGAATTATTCTGATTCTATAAAGTGTGATGTCATTGTAAAGTTTAAAGACAAACCAGAAAATGAAAACAAAAAGCTAACTCTGGGAACTTTTCAAAATGCTGGAGGCATTGGAATAATTAACATGTATTATTTTACTCCCTACTCTTGTGAGACTGGTAGAGACTCTCAGTACATCTACTATGGGATTTGTAGAGACCCAATTGATCTTGCCACTACTGTAGAGTTTGGTTCAATATTTCGCCACGAGTTCGGACATGCACTTGGGTTGCCCCACGTTGATATCAACACATCACTGATGCATCCAACTTTTGAGTTGATCAGCTACAAGGGAAAAATTACCACTGGAGATGTAAAAAATGTCATTGAGATGTATCCTAATGGATTTTATTCTCAAGAACCAGTATCAGAACCTGAAATTATAGAGTTAACTCCAGATGTTATACAACCCATTCCTGATTGGATTCGAAGCAATGCATTGTGGTGGTCTACTGGTGAGATTAATGATGAGACATTTGTTGTAGGGATAAAATATTTGATAACACAGGATATTCTAGTCATTCCTGCAACTGAAACCATTCATGATAGTACAGGGATTCCATCATGGATTAAGGACAATGCCAGATGGTGGGCAGCAGGTGAGATTAATGATGAGACATTTGTTCTCGGGATACAGTACTTGATTCAGCAAGGAATAATCTTAGTAGACTAGACTCGACTCTAAACTCCAATATTCCTATATTGACAAAATTACAACATCATTCATTGACTGTAAATCATCCTAAAATTATTGGAATCAATCTATTTGAAATAATTCAAACACTACACTCTAACAAAGAAAAACCCATGTATCTCAACGAACTATGTCGAATTATCCATAGGGATTACAAAGATGTCAAAGTTGATGTGATGTATCTAGCTAGTTTGAAATATGCCGAATCTGATTTTATTGAAGATACCATTAATCAAAGAGTAGCCTCACTTACTCCAAAATCTATGAGTGTAATGGATAGAGGGACGCCTCCAAAAGACTATGATGAATTTATTGAAATGTTTCAAAATCCTGAGGATTCTGGTATTTCTGAGAAGAAAAGCCTATTCACTAGATTTGGATTTGGGAAATAACTCCATCCAATACGCTTAAGTCAATTAAAGTCTCAGTTATCAGACAATGGTGTTTGCATTCAAATTTGCATTTTTGAAAAAGAAAAAAAATCAAACCATTGAAGATGATGAGATTAATCCAGACGATAAAGACTAGATCTAACTTATGATTTTATGAACTATTTATTACAAAGTATTTTCTGTAAATGACATGTCAACTGCAGTAAGACCAACTGGTGTTACAATTCTTGCAATACTTGAGATAATTTCAGGTGCACTTGCAATTGGTTTTGGCATTTCACTTAGTGTGCTGTGGGGAGTTTCCGGAATGGGAATGATGGATATTGGAGCAGGTGCGATGGCTGCAATTGGTGGCATCATGGTAGCACTTGGTGCAATATCATTTGTTATGGCATGGGGATTGCTAAAGGGGAAACCGTGGGCATGGACTATTACTTTGATTTTGACAATAATCAGTTTAATCTTTGATTTACCATCCTTCAACATCATTGGTTTGATAATTGATGTGGTGATTTTGTATTATTTGTTCAGACCACATGTCAAGGCATACTTTGGCAAAAACTAAGTAAGAGATACATCTGTTGTTTGTATGAACAAGTCAGACATTATCTCTGAAATAGAATACAGAGTAAGTAAATCAAAAAATTCTGATTACACTGGATGTACTATAGGCATTACTGACAAACCCAAAACAAAAAAAGACAAGCATGCAAATGACGGTAAAAATGTCCAGTACTGGAAGGACTGGTCTGTTGGTGAGAAAGACGGACTAGAGATTGAAGAGTATTTTCTTGCCAAAGGAATGAAGGGGGACAAAGGCAGTGGGGATTATTCCGGGTTTGTTTACATTTTTTAAAATTTAGATTATACGATTTTGTTATACGTCTAACTCTATAGATTTCTCATAGCATCTCTTTGCCTCTTCAGTTTTACCAAGTGCAGTTAACGCTAATCCTTTGTTGTTCCACGCATCAGCATCTTGTGGATCAATTTCTATTACTTTGTCGTAACATGCTATAGCTTCTTTGTATTTGCCCAATGAATTTAGTGCCAATCCTTTGTTGTACCATACTACTGTACTGTTAGGATCAACCTCTATTGCTTTGTCATAGCATTCTATTGCCTCATCGTATCTGCCCTGAGAATACAAAGTACCACCTTTGTTGCGCCATCCCCATACATCATTAGGATCAAATCCTGCACCGTTACTGCGAAAAATATCTTCACTGGTGTATCTTTGGTTTACTCCTGCATGTCCGTATCTGTCATAGACTAGTTTCTTTTCTGGATTTGAGATAACAGAATATGCTTCAGAGATTTCTTTGAAATGCTCTTCAGAATCTTTGTACTGGTTTCTGTCTGGATGAAACTTTAATGCTAATTTTCTATACTGTGCTTTTACTTCTTGATTAGTTGATGATTTTGTGACGCCTAGAACTTCATAATAATCACGTTTTGCACTCAAGAGGGTGAGATTTGTTCTGGTAATTGTATAAATGATTGAATTTGAGTATGTGCAATCAATTAGATTCTAAACTGGAATCATTATTGTTATAATCTTGTTTTTGGTTATTATCCAACTTGTTTTTGGTTATTATCCAACTTGTTTTTGGTTATTATCCAACTTGTTTTTTTGCAAAATAACATTGGGGTAATTTCAGTGTTTGCAATTCTACAAAGCAATTTTTGTGCCAATTTTTTTTATTCGCTATTTTGAAATTGTTTTGTGTTTCTAGTAGAACAAATGCACAAACGAAAATTCCAGAAATTATTAAAAAAAGAAATTGATCGGATGACTGCATTTAAAGATCAGTCTTATTTTGATACTCTTTCTGCCCCAAAGAAAATTTTAGGAAGAGAGGATAAAATTCAAGAACTTCTTGGCATGATAGTAGGATACAAAAAGAATTTTGTCCCGCCACTCGTGTCAGTATATGGAAGAAGCGGTTCTGGAAAATCCACACTGGTAAAATTTGTACTGGATAACCTTCCTGACATATCTACATGTATAGTGAATTTGAGGAAAAGCAAGACAATTTTTGGAGCATCAAATCTGATTTTAGAGGAATTACAAGGCAAAACTATTACGAATTCTAACGGACTAAACAAGGCAATAGAGAATGTTGAATCTGCAATTGTACAGAAACTAGAACATGAAAAGAAAAACACTCTCTTCATACTTTTAGACGAGGCAGATTCCATTTTAAATGACAAACGAGGTAATCCGTCAGACTTTTTCTACAAATTGCTCACGATAATTGAGGATCTAAAAAAACAAAATTATCTGGTCTCAATTATTACCATATCGAACAATCTCTTTGATCAATACAATCTTGATGATAGAGTAAAATCAAGAATTGGGAATAATCATATCTTATTTGATCCGTATTCTAAAGATGAAATTGTTGATATTTTAAAAGAAATTTCTGATAAAGCACTTCATGAAAAAGTAGATCTGCCTATTTTACAACAATGTGCTCATCTTAGCTCGTCTATTCATGGCGATGCAAGGCGGGCCATTGATTTACTCCATTCTGCAGCAAAACTGGCAATAAAGGAAAATCAACCCATATCAAAAGACCATGTTGCCCAAGCCAATGATTTATTGGACTCTGATTTTGTTTTACAATTCCTAAAAACTGCACCATATCACATGAAAGTAATCTGCTATGTAATTGGTCAGAGTACCTTTGTATCTGGTAAACAGTGGCACTATACCTCGGCAATAGAGAAAGTGTATTCTAATGTTCTACCTGAAGACAAAAAAAATCTGGGCTATCGTCGTGTATCTGACTTACTAAACGAATTGGCTCAGGCAGGAATTTTAGAATCATCTACAAAGACATTGGGTAGATATGGATCAGGCAAAATGTATCGTCTGAAATTCCCTGCAGATATTATAGGAAAATATTTTCCTGAAAAATTTGTCTTATGGGAACAAATGAAGAATG comes from Nitrosopumilus oxyclinae and encodes:
- a CDS encoding 30S ribosomal protein S12, yielding MRKSPLGLFAGRVLTTKKKKQRWAISTFKRRKLGIDKKADPLGGAPQGRGIVLEKVGIAAKQPNSAIRKCVRVQLIRNGKSVTAFLPRDGAMNFIDEHDEVTIEGMGATQGGAMGDIPGVRFKVSKVNGTSLHELVIGKKEKPRR
- a CDS encoding tetratricopeptide repeat protein, producing MSAKRDYYEVLGVTKSSTNQEVKAQYRKLALKFHPDRNQYKDSEEHFKEISEAYSVISNPEKKLVYDRYGHAGVNQRYTSEDIFRSNGAGFDPNDVWGWRNKGGTLYSQGRYDEAIECYDKAIEVDPNSTVVWYNKGLALNSLGKYKEAIACYDKVIEIDPQDADAWNNKGLALTALGKTEEAKRCYEKSIELDV
- a CDS encoding NusA-like transcription termination signal-binding factor, which gives rise to MAQSIKLTTDQMRLMSLFQNVTGATARDCIEDEKQDRVIFVVNTGKMGLAIGKGGIHIKSLQNIVKRNVELVEFDEDPAKFLSSLLNSKLVSEVKINKRADGTKQAIVMVDPRKKGIVVGRDGRNAEKARLLAKRYFDISSVLINSPERATLEM
- a CDS encoding ribosomal L7Ae/L30e/S12e/Gadd45 family protein, with amino-acid sequence MSKILEKSLRDARKEDKLTMGTKQVLSSIKNSKLIVLSQSIKKEMVEQIELDAKKEKIPLVNFQGTSVALGRLCGLQFRISTISFTSIDDASIKSILKDTEVEDKNESS
- a CDS encoding YkgJ family cysteine cluster protein — translated: MSQKEIEESLDLLEKDWDVDPVIRKFVLGKITDVSDYAIKVKDVVFHVPYLNSEKKYILWKCFWPDCHNCCDRQGRLPLTSDDLITIGKGLKYKSTSEFIKKETLTVTYQEPGPAGQMTTMTTINLKRKNDETAEEDGTHISCRFLDDKGGCSMHPDRPGVCYLYPFASWLENEKGKARVHATYQFTGDCPGFYLADNLDQMKDELKAYSTTIYDYNMASNRTNREGFGSVSFS
- a CDS encoding nitroreductase family protein, giving the protein MDTFDAIKTRRAIKKFDSSHKMSSEDVKLIQELTILSPTSYNQQNWRFVYVTDQSVKEKISKAARDQAQPKDGSLVIVLCGNLDAWKEDPLRYWKNNTPEKQEMVKNALARKYEDHPENRRDEAMRSCGFAAQTIMLAARQMGLDSCPMVGFEYDELAEIIKLPENHMIVMMVVVGKRAEDAAPRGGQLSVNEVFFENHF
- a CDS encoding tetratricopeptide repeat protein, which gives rise to MLGYVLGITLVLAVFSPVVFLDVFADSIIVDFDKPLYELGDSLTISGEILEVGMPVIAMSIYDPDGKVLSANNLEISSESTFSKTISLDSPFYEKPGEYLVKLDYGQISENHYFLMDGELSAPEIIIEEEPEIILLYTEKNQYTDNEIIEIVGLVSSVDSPTALIGIYDPFGMPAGFYFGSIDSNMEFSTSFLAKDGVNFRVDGTYSVKAHYADSEVTSYFDYYGVLPETEETFPDDQIDDTTTEIDSTIDTTTDTTTEIDSTIDIADDATPETNSTDETTSEQPSNPVVNPTPTQTKSPEKNNKEITNTVLESKPIKKTNDKPTKDTKVHKENNLTVEDIELGKLLNEIKLECDSSTYDDTISYYDGMGPALYRLCNFDSSLDFFNESLINNPNDVEILVNKGSTLGKLGYYSEALIFYDHAIRLDPSFLPAKNNKANALANMGNLDDAILLYIEVLKQNPNYYTAQKNLQIALAANIVSSETVDISTDENNYDENSSSKTILMTESEKQTSPNFFDEVGIAFSTLGSLFGFLN
- a CDS encoding NAD(P)/FAD-dependent oxidoreductase, yielding MKIAVMGMGVAGSYLMARLKDSDHEVVGYERMVEERHDSICAWGTIKPTLAEFCKKTGRDFNDFLIHDGKKMHVKMNDDVKFDIGLKGLCTYNKLALIKDFIKDSKIIYGPPPSIEELEKEYDMIVDCTGFHRVYLPKLKQDFFLPTYEYKVEYPDKVPYDDFYIEPFPGMSGYFWYFPLGERWAHIGAGDYNKQHMKATDDFLKKHGGKVLQTKGRPIRLATPDRCKPYYSGKVVGVGESIGTVYALLGEGIIPSMQCVEIFLENMNDFKAYEKAVEKHFKVYAKVFNFVHAKIQKNFSFLKALPDFISIFLYMKKNEDRFGMNIKVADLMKVAKA
- a CDS encoding matrixin family metalloprotease is translated as MKFSGVSSSKFPLVIIGVVVLFALYLIPAYAAAPQVCLEEFPADSSLSKTKKELYIKEIKAGITEWQNMLKEQSTFPRAENWKWDIDVVNYSDSIKCDVIVKFKDKPENENKKLTLGTFQNAGGIGIINMYYFTPYSCETGRDSQYIYYGICRDPIDLATTVEFGSIFRHEFGHALGLPHVDINTSLMHPTFELISYKGKITTGDVKNVIEMYPNGFYSQEPVSEPEIIELTPDVIQPIPDWIRSNALWWSTGEINDETFVVGIKYLITQDILVIPATETIHDSTGIPSWIKDNARWWAAGEINDETFVLGIQYLIQQGIILVD
- a CDS encoding Cdc6/Cdc18 family protein, with the protein product MFLVEQMHKRKFQKLLKKEIDRMTAFKDQSYFDTLSAPKKILGREDKIQELLGMIVGYKKNFVPPLVSVYGRSGSGKSTLVKFVLDNLPDISTCIVNLRKSKTIFGASNLILEELQGKTITNSNGLNKAIENVESAIVQKLEHEKKNTLFILLDEADSILNDKRGNPSDFFYKLLTIIEDLKKQNYLVSIITISNNLFDQYNLDDRVKSRIGNNHILFDPYSKDEIVDILKEISDKALHEKVDLPILQQCAHLSSSIHGDARRAIDLLHSAAKLAIKENQPISKDHVAQANDLLDSDFVLQFLKTAPYHMKVICYVIGQSTFVSGKQWHYTSAIEKVYSNVLPEDKKNLGYRRVSDLLNELAQAGILESSTKTLGRYGSGKMYRLKFPADIIGKYFPEKFVLWEQMKNEYYSVNHDPDVKYNRDPRLKFDRFEGIKKYQELLGQF
- a CDS encoding 30S ribosomal protein S7 — encoded protein: MAQTKNLLLFRKWDLSDIEIKDPGLKTAISLRKQILPYTYGRSALKRFNKADVNIVERLINKSMHFGKKYAKNTGRMTGKKTKLLNTVKVAFDIIALKTGQNPVEVLVRAIEYSAPTEDTTRIVYGGTTYHVSVDVAPIRRVDLALKFIADAVKEATFSNPKPIEEHMAEQLMLAAANDSNAPSVKKRHELERIAQASR